One Leucobacter muris DNA segment encodes these proteins:
- a CDS encoding Maf family protein — protein sequence MRLYLASTSPARLSVLRGAGIEPICFSPEVDEDAAVAAREAELGRALTAPEFTEYLGRLKAEDVVRRHGDEIDGLVLGGDSMFLLDGEILGKPHEPDVALARAKHHRGRTGVLHSGHWLIDHTGGETRGAAGSVDTAEVELSADLDDAELEAYVATGEPLELAGGFAIDGLAGAFIERIEGAPSCVIGLSLPALRRLVIELGHSYPALWSSPEER from the coding sequence ATGCGCTTGTACCTCGCCTCGACGTCCCCGGCCCGGCTCTCGGTTCTGAGAGGCGCGGGCATCGAGCCGATCTGCTTCTCGCCCGAGGTCGACGAGGACGCGGCGGTCGCGGCGCGCGAGGCCGAGCTGGGCCGCGCGCTCACGGCCCCCGAGTTCACCGAGTACCTGGGCCGGCTCAAGGCCGAGGACGTCGTGCGCCGGCACGGCGACGAGATCGATGGCCTCGTGCTGGGCGGCGACTCGATGTTCCTGCTCGACGGCGAGATTCTGGGCAAGCCCCACGAACCCGACGTCGCCCTGGCGCGCGCGAAGCACCACCGCGGGCGCACCGGAGTGCTGCACTCGGGGCACTGGCTGATCGATCACACGGGGGGCGAGACGCGCGGCGCGGCCGGATCCGTCGACACCGCCGAGGTCGAGCTCTCGGCCGATCTCGACGACGCCGAGCTCGAGGCGTACGTCGCGACCGGCGAGCCGCTCGAACTCGCGGGAGGCTTCGCGATCGACGGGCTCGCCGGGGCGTTCATCGAGCGCATCGAGGGCGCGCCGAGCTGCGTGATCGGGCTCTCGCTGCCGGCGCTGCGCCGCCTCGTGATCGAGCTCGGGCACTCGTACCCCGCGCTCTGGTCGTCGCCCGAGGAGCGGTAG
- a CDS encoding aspartate aminotransferase family protein: MTDFIDLNGAEQSFGDTDAQREVRQNDRDYVFHSWSAQAQINPLPVAKGEGVRFWDYDGKEYLDFSSQLVNLNLGHQHPGLVKAIQDQAGRMATIQPAMANDVRGELAKRVVEHSFEGARSVFFTNGGADANEYAVRMARHHTGRQKVLARYRSYHGSTATAITLTGEPRRWANGTPDAGVVHFFGPYPYRSEFYAETPEQETERALQHLEHTIQLEGPNTIAAIILESVTGTNGILVPTPGYLEGVRELCDRHGIVMICDEVMAGFGRTGEWFAFQAFGVTPDLVTFAKGVNSGYVPLGGVVISEAIHNTFADRSFPGGLTYSGHPLGAAAGVATFDIFEEEQILERVRDLGERVVEPRLRELAEKHPSIGEVRGKGLFWALELVLDRETRDPLVPFNAAGEAAAPFNAVVAACKNAGLWPFAAGNRLQIAPPLIISEEDLVTGLDIIDEALSVADGYYTGK; this comes from the coding sequence ATGACCGACTTCATCGACCTGAACGGTGCGGAGCAGAGCTTCGGCGACACCGACGCGCAGCGCGAGGTGCGCCAGAACGACCGCGACTACGTCTTCCACTCGTGGTCGGCGCAGGCGCAGATCAACCCGCTGCCCGTCGCCAAGGGCGAGGGCGTGCGCTTCTGGGACTACGACGGCAAGGAGTACCTCGACTTCTCCTCGCAGCTCGTGAACCTCAACCTCGGTCATCAGCATCCCGGCCTCGTGAAGGCGATCCAGGATCAGGCCGGCCGCATGGCCACGATCCAGCCCGCGATGGCGAACGACGTGCGCGGCGAGCTCGCGAAGCGCGTCGTCGAGCACTCGTTCGAGGGCGCCCGCTCGGTGTTCTTCACGAACGGCGGAGCCGACGCCAACGAGTACGCGGTGCGCATGGCCCGTCACCACACCGGCCGCCAGAAGGTGCTCGCCCGCTACCGCTCGTACCACGGCTCCACCGCGACCGCGATCACCCTCACGGGCGAGCCTCGGCGCTGGGCGAACGGCACCCCCGACGCGGGCGTCGTGCACTTCTTCGGCCCCTACCCGTACCGCTCCGAGTTCTACGCCGAGACGCCCGAGCAGGAGACCGAGCGCGCTCTGCAGCACCTCGAGCACACCATCCAGCTCGAGGGCCCGAACACCATCGCCGCCATCATCCTCGAGAGCGTGACCGGCACCAACGGCATCCTCGTGCCCACCCCCGGCTACCTCGAGGGCGTGCGCGAGCTTTGCGACAGGCACGGCATCGTGATGATCTGCGACGAGGTCATGGCGGGCTTCGGCCGCACGGGCGAGTGGTTCGCCTTCCAGGCCTTCGGTGTCACCCCCGACCTCGTCACCTTCGCCAAGGGCGTCAACTCGGGCTACGTGCCGCTCGGCGGCGTCGTCATCTCCGAGGCGATCCACAACACCTTCGCCGATCGCTCGTTCCCGGGCGGCCTCACATACAGCGGCCACCCCCTCGGCGCAGCAGCAGGTGTCGCCACCTTCGACATCTTCGAGGAGGAGCAGATCCTCGAGCGCGTGCGCGATCTGGGCGAGCGAGTCGTCGAGCCCCGCCTGCGCGAGCTCGCCGAGAAGCACCCGTCGATCGGCGAGGTGCGCGGCAAGGGCCTGTTCTGGGCGCTCGAGCTCGTGCTCGACCGCGAGACCCGGGATCCGCTCGTGCCGTTCAACGCGGCCGGCGAGGCCGCGGCGCCGTTCAACGCCGTCGTCGCCGCCTGCAAGAACGCCGGCCTGTGGCCGTTCGCGGCCGGCAACCGCCTGCAGATCGCCCCGCCGCTGATCATCAGCGAGGAGGATCTGGTGACGGGTCTCGACATCATCGACGAGGCGCTGAGCGTCGCCGACGGCTACTACACCGGGAAGTAG
- a CDS encoding MFS transporter, whose amino-acid sequence MGIGLVDPILPAISHELGASASQTMLLFTSYLFITGIAMFFTSWVSGLIGVRWTLVTGLVLIVVFAALAGASGTVGEIIGFRAGWGLGNALFISTALAAIVGAASGGSRQAIVLYEAALGVGMAIGPLVGGALGSISWRGPFFGTAVLMAVALLAILVLLRTPKQTAEQRAAARAERPSLVAGFKALGNPALLALAAVAFFYNFGFFVLLAYSPYPMEAAAKAAGVAAFGVHELGLVFFGWGLALAITSVLVAPVLTRRFGLRPVLFTMLGGLTICLVLLGVFVHSLPGLVTVVVVSGLLLGVMNTALTEAVMVATDLPRNVASSTYSAVRFIGGAIAPAVAGPLAAALGAPAPYWIGAASLVVSIVVLASVGHLLHRVGSPHETAEEEAAAISAGDAA is encoded by the coding sequence ATGGGCATCGGCCTCGTCGACCCGATCCTGCCGGCCATCAGCCATGAACTGGGTGCGAGCGCCAGCCAGACCATGCTGCTCTTCACGAGCTACCTCTTCATCACGGGCATCGCGATGTTCTTCACGAGCTGGGTCTCCGGGCTCATCGGCGTGCGCTGGACGCTCGTGACGGGCCTCGTGCTGATCGTGGTCTTCGCCGCCCTTGCGGGAGCCTCCGGTACGGTCGGCGAGATCATCGGGTTCCGCGCCGGCTGGGGCCTCGGCAACGCGCTCTTCATCTCGACCGCGCTCGCCGCGATCGTCGGCGCCGCCTCGGGCGGATCGCGCCAGGCGATCGTGCTCTACGAAGCCGCACTCGGCGTCGGCATGGCCATCGGCCCGCTCGTGGGCGGCGCCCTCGGATCCATCTCGTGGCGAGGCCCGTTCTTCGGCACCGCCGTGCTCATGGCGGTCGCGCTGCTGGCGATCCTGGTGCTGCTGCGCACCCCGAAGCAGACCGCCGAGCAGCGCGCCGCGGCCCGGGCCGAGCGGCCCTCGCTCGTCGCCGGATTCAAGGCCCTCGGCAACCCCGCGCTGCTCGCACTGGCCGCGGTCGCGTTCTTCTACAACTTCGGCTTCTTCGTGCTGCTCGCCTACAGCCCCTACCCCATGGAGGCCGCGGCGAAGGCCGCGGGCGTGGCGGCGTTCGGCGTGCACGAGCTGGGCCTCGTCTTCTTCGGCTGGGGCCTCGCCCTCGCGATCACCTCGGTGCTCGTCGCCCCCGTGCTGACGCGCCGATTCGGTCTGCGGCCCGTGCTCTTCACGATGCTCGGGGGCCTCACGATCTGCCTCGTGCTGCTCGGCGTCTTCGTGCATTCGCTGCCGGGGCTCGTCACGGTCGTGGTGGTGAGCGGCCTGCTGCTGGGCGTGATGAACACCGCGCTCACCGAGGCGGTGATGGTGGCGACCGACCTGCCGCGCAACGTGGCGTCGTCGACCTACTCGGCAGTGCGCTTCATCGGCGGCGCCATCGCACCCGCCGTGGCGGGCCCCCTCGCCGCGGCCCTGGGCGCGCCCGCGCCCTACTGGATCGGCGCCGCTTCGCTCGTGGTCTCGATCGTCGTGCTCGCGAGCGTCGGCCACCTGCTGCACCGGGTCGGCTCGCCTCACGAGACCGCCGAGGAGGAGGCCGCCGCGATCTCGGCCGGCGACGCCGCGTAG
- a CDS encoding CoA-acylating methylmalonate-semialdehyde dehydrogenase, whose translation MALIPHIIGGEHVETAERTQPVFNPATGQPQHELAIASAATVEQAVAAAKAALPAWRKTSLTKRADVFFNLRQLLKQRTPELAAIVTSEHGKVLSDAAGEIARGLENVEFASGLLHLLKGERDEQVSTGVDVHSIKQPVGVVAAITPFNFPVMVPLWMIASAIACGNTVVLKPSERDPSASVFIAELFREAGLPDGVLNVVHGDKVAVDTLLDSRDVKAISFVGSTPIAKYIYERAAANGKRVQALGGAKNHMIVMPDADLNGAADAAVSAAYGSAGERCMAVSVVVAVGGVGDELVAKIAERMEKLKIGDGTDPASEMGPLITAEAKARVESYVAGAEAEGATVVVDGREAQFEGDGFFTGVSLLDHVKTDSKVYLEEIFGPVLAVVRVDTYEEGLQLINEHQFGNGTAIFTRDGGVARQFEFEVEAGMVGLNVPIPVPVGSFSFGGWKDSLFGDAHIYGPESIYFYTRSKVVTTRWPKPDQSRVDLGFPSNS comes from the coding sequence ATGGCACTCATCCCTCACATCATCGGCGGCGAGCATGTCGAGACCGCGGAGCGCACCCAGCCGGTGTTCAACCCCGCGACGGGCCAGCCGCAGCACGAGCTGGCGATCGCGTCGGCCGCCACCGTCGAGCAGGCCGTCGCCGCGGCGAAGGCCGCGCTGCCGGCCTGGCGCAAGACCAGCCTCACGAAGCGCGCCGACGTGTTCTTCAACCTGCGCCAGCTGCTCAAGCAGCGCACGCCCGAGCTCGCCGCCATCGTCACGAGCGAGCACGGCAAGGTGCTCAGCGACGCGGCCGGGGAGATCGCGCGCGGCCTCGAGAACGTCGAGTTCGCCTCGGGCCTGCTGCACCTGCTGAAGGGCGAGCGCGACGAGCAGGTCTCGACCGGCGTCGACGTGCACTCGATCAAGCAGCCGGTGGGCGTGGTCGCGGCCATCACCCCGTTCAACTTCCCGGTCATGGTGCCCCTCTGGATGATCGCCTCCGCGATCGCCTGCGGCAACACCGTCGTGCTGAAGCCCTCCGAGCGCGATCCCTCCGCCTCCGTCTTCATCGCCGAGCTGTTCCGCGAGGCCGGTCTGCCCGACGGCGTGCTCAACGTCGTGCACGGCGACAAGGTCGCCGTCGACACGCTGCTCGACAGCCGCGACGTGAAGGCGATCTCGTTCGTGGGCTCGACCCCGATCGCCAAGTACATCTACGAGCGCGCGGCCGCCAACGGCAAGCGGGTGCAGGCGCTCGGCGGCGCCAAGAACCACATGATCGTGATGCCCGACGCCGACCTGAACGGCGCCGCCGACGCCGCGGTCTCGGCCGCCTACGGCTCGGCCGGCGAGCGCTGCATGGCCGTCTCGGTCGTCGTGGCCGTCGGCGGTGTGGGCGACGAGCTCGTCGCGAAGATCGCCGAGCGCATGGAGAAGCTCAAGATCGGCGACGGCACCGATCCCGCGTCCGAGATGGGCCCGCTCATCACCGCCGAGGCGAAGGCCCGCGTCGAGTCGTACGTCGCCGGCGCCGAGGCCGAGGGCGCCACCGTGGTCGTCGACGGTCGCGAGGCGCAGTTCGAGGGCGACGGGTTCTTCACCGGCGTCTCGCTGCTCGACCACGTCAAGACCGACAGCAAGGTCTACCTCGAGGAGATATTCGGGCCGGTGCTCGCGGTCGTGCGCGTCGACACCTACGAGGAGGGCTTGCAGCTCATCAACGAGCACCAGTTCGGCAACGGCACCGCCATCTTCACCCGCGACGGCGGCGTCGCCCGCCAGTTCGAGTTCGAGGTCGAGGCCGGCATGGTGGGCCTCAACGTGCCGATCCCCGTGCCCGTCGGCTCGTTCTCGTTCGGCGGCTGGAAGGACTCGCTCTTCGGCGACGCCCACATCTACGGCCCCGAGTCGATCTACTTCTACACTCGCTCGAAGGTCGTCACGACGCGCTGGCCGAAGCCCGACCAGTCGAGGGTCGACCTCGGGTTCCCGAGCAACAGCTAG
- a CDS encoding MarR family winged helix-turn-helix transcriptional regulator: MIEKNGKNASGLDALALELTRTSGRFARIAGRTAGVGYSLVAWRVLADLEQTGSARVSELAQQQRVAQPSMTGLVQRLEHEGWVDRSPDPDDGRASRVAITEAGRAALDEYRRIAADRVRPHLGELSDFDRATLARAVELMQQLSERIGDPRA, translated from the coding sequence GTGATCGAGAAGAACGGTAAGAACGCATCGGGTCTCGATGCGCTTGCGCTTGAACTCACGCGCACCAGCGGCCGCTTCGCGCGCATCGCGGGGCGCACCGCCGGGGTGGGCTACTCCCTGGTCGCCTGGCGGGTGCTGGCCGACCTCGAACAGACCGGCTCGGCGCGGGTCAGCGAACTCGCGCAGCAGCAGCGCGTGGCACAGCCCTCCATGACCGGGCTCGTGCAGCGGCTCGAGCACGAGGGCTGGGTCGACCGCAGCCCCGACCCCGATGACGGCCGCGCCTCCCGCGTGGCCATCACCGAGGCCGGCCGAGCCGCGCTCGACGAGTACCGGCGCATCGCCGCCGACCGGGTGCGACCCCACCTCGGCGAACTCTCCGACTTCGACCGCGCCACGCTCGCCCGAGCGGTCGAGCTGATGCAGCAGCTGAGCGAGCGGATCGGCGATCCGCGGGCCTGA
- a CDS encoding PucR family transcriptional regulator produces MSGEISVADALGLAELRAGDPELLAGARGIDRGIRWAHVVAGSAAVSLLDGGELVLTTGAGWPRGGDELERLSAALLDTGPAAVVLELGRFFAEPPAPLVAACEGRGIPLIALHREVRFVQITQRVHQRILAAQTEALAARAEVHAMLTELGLNRSPVDYVIERLADTLDTAVVLEDSARRVVAWAGQAHDDHPVAAWAAADGREFPLPDGWARVPVEAQGRRWGHLSALPGPAHPAGRRTVLELGAFALALGRLADPEGDQWLQLSSKHLFDVLLGGRYRRDEEVAVQLAAAGLPVAGRRLLGATLRGSGGLGGQPPAERELLETALRRAVSPEGRVILAPDDEAAGGESGSGAARTASVSGDHGGSARPASGPALIALLSFPPGDPRADGLESRVPALASRLAREIDALLPADAPQHWRAHLGLGASGGRVRGLISSLEQVRAAGELDPAASAGRVTVQQAERQPLAYLVRGLAALPEMQEFAEEALGPIIEHDSASGAGHSGDLLRVLRAYLEHPTNRSLAAQRARLSRSVFYQRLALIEELLGVDLTDGTVIATLTVALLARR; encoded by the coding sequence GTGTCGGGAGAGATCAGCGTCGCCGACGCGCTCGGGCTCGCAGAGCTGCGGGCCGGCGATCCCGAGCTGCTCGCGGGGGCTCGAGGCATCGACCGCGGCATCCGATGGGCGCACGTGGTCGCGGGCTCTGCCGCGGTGAGCCTGCTCGACGGCGGCGAGCTCGTACTCACGACCGGGGCGGGGTGGCCGCGCGGGGGCGACGAGCTCGAACGGCTCTCGGCCGCGCTGCTCGACACCGGCCCCGCGGCGGTCGTGCTGGAGCTCGGGCGCTTCTTCGCCGAGCCGCCCGCCCCGCTGGTCGCCGCGTGCGAGGGGCGCGGCATCCCCCTCATCGCGCTCCACCGGGAGGTGCGCTTCGTGCAGATCACGCAGCGCGTGCACCAGCGCATCCTCGCGGCGCAGACCGAGGCGCTCGCAGCACGGGCCGAGGTGCACGCGATGCTCACCGAGCTGGGCCTCAACCGCAGCCCCGTCGACTACGTGATCGAGCGCCTCGCCGACACCCTCGACACCGCGGTTGTGCTCGAGGACTCGGCGCGACGGGTCGTCGCCTGGGCCGGCCAGGCCCACGACGACCACCCGGTCGCGGCCTGGGCGGCCGCCGACGGCCGCGAGTTCCCGCTGCCCGACGGCTGGGCCCGCGTGCCCGTCGAGGCGCAGGGCCGGCGCTGGGGCCACCTCTCGGCGCTGCCCGGCCCCGCCCACCCGGCGGGCCGGCGCACCGTGCTCGAACTCGGCGCGTTCGCGCTGGCGCTCGGACGCCTCGCAGACCCCGAGGGAGACCAGTGGTTGCAGCTCTCGTCGAAGCACCTGTTCGACGTGCTGCTCGGCGGCCGCTACCGCCGCGACGAGGAGGTCGCCGTACAACTCGCGGCCGCGGGTCTCCCCGTCGCCGGTCGCCGCCTGCTCGGCGCGACCCTGCGCGGCTCGGGGGGCCTCGGCGGGCAGCCGCCCGCGGAGCGCGAACTGCTCGAGACCGCCCTGCGGCGGGCCGTGTCGCCGGAGGGCCGGGTGATCCTCGCCCCCGACGACGAGGCCGCGGGCGGCGAATCGGGATCCGGCGCCGCCCGCACCGCCTCGGTCTCGGGCGACCACGGCGGATCCGCGCGGCCCGCCTCCGGGCCCGCGCTCATCGCACTGCTCTCGTTCCCGCCCGGCGACCCGCGAGCCGACGGGCTCGAGAGCCGGGTTCCCGCCCTCGCCTCGCGCCTCGCGCGCGAGATCGACGCGCTGCTGCCCGCCGACGCGCCCCAGCACTGGCGCGCCCACCTCGGGCTCGGCGCCTCGGGCGGGCGCGTGCGCGGACTCATCTCGTCGCTCGAACAGGTGCGGGCGGCGGGCGAGCTCGACCCGGCGGCGAGCGCGGGCCGCGTCACCGTGCAGCAGGCCGAACGGCAGCCGCTCGCCTACCTGGTGCGGGGGCTCGCCGCGCTGCCCGAGATGCAGGAGTTCGCCGAGGAGGCGCTCGGGCCGATCATCGAGCACGACTCGGCGAGCGGAGCGGGTCACAGCGGCGACCTGCTGCGGGTGCTGCGCGCATACCTCGAGCACCCCACCAACCGGTCGCTCGCGGCGCAGCGGGCGCGGCTCTCGCGGTCGGTGTTCTACCAGCGGCTCGCGCTGATCGAGGAGCTGCTGGGGGTCGACCTCACCGACGGCACCGTGATCGCGACGCTGACCGTGGCGCTGCTCGCGAGGCGGTAG
- a CDS encoding NAD-dependent succinate-semialdehyde dehydrogenase, with translation MAKYRVQNPATGEIVETFDSATDADIEAAVASADAVYREWREKSVQERAAVVKRAAEIFEERKDELARIIATEMGKSIAESIDEVEFARDIIEYYAVHGPSLITDYEIPSTIPGKAYVEHRPIGVLLGVMPWNFPYYQVARFAAPNLLLGNTILLKHADICARSSLTVQEIFEEAGVPVGGYQNVFASHGQIASMIADPRVQGVSLTGSERAGAIIGAQAGEHLKKCVLELGGIDPMVVLDSDDVAATAAEAWNFRVYNGGQVCNSNKRLIVMDDIYDEFVAELKKLAEGLVPGDQLNLAEGEFAPLSTRVAAETVHAQVQKAVSEGATLEAGGVLSDGPAAYYSPAVLTGVPRDSESYGEEIFGPVATVYRVSSDEEALELANDCALGLGGSVFSTDEARAARVASRLEVGMSHVNTIAAEAAEIPFGGVKRSGFGREMGPLGIGEFANKRLFFVAA, from the coding sequence ATGGCCAAGTACCGAGTGCAGAACCCCGCGACGGGCGAGATCGTCGAGACCTTCGACAGCGCGACCGACGCCGACATCGAGGCCGCCGTCGCGAGCGCCGACGCGGTCTACCGCGAGTGGCGCGAGAAGAGCGTGCAGGAGCGCGCCGCCGTCGTGAAGCGCGCCGCCGAGATCTTCGAGGAGCGCAAGGACGAGCTCGCCCGGATCATCGCGACCGAGATGGGCAAGTCGATCGCCGAGTCGATCGACGAGGTCGAGTTCGCGCGCGACATCATCGAGTACTACGCGGTGCACGGCCCGAGCCTCATCACCGACTACGAGATCCCGAGCACGATCCCAGGCAAGGCCTACGTCGAGCACCGCCCCATCGGCGTGCTGCTCGGTGTCATGCCCTGGAACTTCCCCTACTACCAGGTCGCCCGCTTCGCGGCGCCGAACCTGCTGCTCGGCAACACGATCCTGCTGAAGCACGCCGACATCTGCGCGCGGTCGTCGCTCACCGTGCAGGAGATCTTCGAGGAGGCCGGCGTGCCCGTCGGCGGGTACCAGAACGTGTTCGCCTCGCACGGTCAGATCGCGTCGATGATCGCCGATCCCCGCGTACAGGGCGTCTCGCTGACCGGTTCGGAGCGTGCGGGCGCGATCATCGGCGCGCAGGCCGGCGAGCACCTCAAGAAGTGCGTGCTCGAGCTCGGCGGCATCGACCCGATGGTGGTGCTCGACAGCGACGACGTCGCGGCGACCGCGGCCGAGGCGTGGAACTTCCGCGTCTACAACGGCGGCCAGGTCTGCAACTCGAACAAGCGCCTGATCGTCATGGACGACATCTACGACGAGTTCGTCGCCGAGCTCAAGAAGCTGGCAGAGGGGCTCGTGCCGGGTGACCAGCTGAACCTCGCCGAGGGCGAGTTCGCACCGCTGTCGACCCGCGTCGCGGCCGAGACCGTGCACGCGCAGGTGCAGAAGGCCGTCTCCGAGGGAGCGACGCTCGAGGCGGGCGGCGTGCTCTCGGACGGTCCGGCGGCCTACTACTCGCCCGCCGTGCTCACGGGCGTGCCGCGCGACTCGGAGTCGTACGGCGAGGAGATCTTCGGGCCCGTCGCCACCGTCTACCGGGTGTCGAGCGACGAGGAGGCGCTCGAACTCGCGAACGACTGCGCGCTCGGCCTGGGCGGTTCCGTCTTCTCGACCGACGAGGCGCGCGCAGCGCGCGTCGCCTCGCGGCTCGAGGTGGGCATGTCGCACGTCAACACGATCGCGGCCGAGGCGGCGGAGATCCCGTTCGGCGGGGTGAAGCGCTCGGGCTTCGGCCGCGAGATGGGCCCGCTCGGCATCGGCGAGTTCGCGAACAAGCGCCTCTTCTTCGTGGCGGCGTAG
- a CDS encoding MarR family winged helix-turn-helix transcriptional regulator, with the protein MNTERIDLRLANEAWESLMTAHARLTAIFASESMWQEAAMREYDVLYTLAKGDGPMRLCEVQDGVLLSQPALSRMIDRLVARGLLHRETDPDDGRAVRISLTEEGARVQRETGRAHAKSVGRELGAALSPEEMRDLRALCGKLASRPERDS; encoded by the coding sequence ATGAACACCGAACGCATCGATCTCAGACTCGCGAACGAGGCCTGGGAGTCGCTCATGACCGCGCACGCGCGGCTCACGGCGATCTTCGCGAGCGAGAGCATGTGGCAGGAGGCCGCCATGCGGGAGTACGACGTGCTCTACACGCTCGCGAAAGGGGACGGCCCCATGCGCCTCTGCGAGGTCCAGGACGGCGTGCTGCTCAGCCAGCCCGCACTCTCGCGCATGATCGACCGGCTCGTCGCCCGCGGCCTGCTGCACCGCGAGACCGACCCCGACGACGGCCGGGCCGTGCGCATCTCGCTCACCGAGGAGGGCGCGCGCGTGCAGCGCGAAACCGGGCGTGCGCACGCGAAGAGCGTGGGCCGCGAGCTCGGCGCCGCCCTCTCACCCGAGGAGATGCGGGATCTGCGCGCGCTCTGCGGCAAGCTCGCATCCCGGCCCGAGCGCGACTCGTAG
- a CDS encoding VOC family protein, translating into MIFVNLTTTDLDRSKAFYTALGCSINPMFTDENAACVVWDDQTFFMMLTREHFAQFTDKPLADPRESAQVIVALSRDSRAHVDSTVEAGLAAGGVENGAPQDYGFMYQRSMQDPDGNNLEFSYMEAQAAEEGPGAYTDQHGAGPDPVPGTNSDHHGPGSYTDEHGPDTDTAPGR; encoded by the coding sequence ATGATCTTCGTCAATCTGACCACCACCGACCTCGACCGCAGCAAAGCCTTCTACACGGCACTCGGATGCAGCATCAACCCGATGTTCACCGACGAGAACGCCGCCTGCGTCGTCTGGGACGACCAAACCTTCTTCATGATGCTCACCCGCGAGCACTTCGCACAGTTCACCGACAAGCCCCTCGCCGACCCGCGCGAGAGCGCGCAGGTGATCGTGGCGCTCAGCCGGGACTCCCGCGCGCACGTCGACTCGACGGTCGAGGCCGGCCTCGCCGCCGGCGGCGTCGAGAACGGCGCCCCGCAGGACTACGGCTTCATGTACCAGCGCAGCATGCAGGATCCCGACGGCAACAACCTCGAATTCTCCTACATGGAGGCCCAGGCCGCGGAAGAGGGCCCCGGAGCCTACACCGACCAGCACGGCGCCGGCCCGGACCCCGTTCCGGGAACCAACAGCGACCATCACGGCCCCGGCAGCTACACCGATGAGCACGGTCCCGACACGGATACCGCTCCCGGCCGCTGA
- a CDS encoding CE1759 family FMN reductase yields the protein MLHTLDTPAAGAERPEARTLAVISAGTSDPSTTSMFASRIADRAAALAAQRGIELRVRFVDLRALAQDITTALVSQHVSPALQEASDALRDADALVVSTPVYKAGPSGLFTSFFQALDNDLLIGTPVVLAATAGSSRHALVVDDQLRGLFAYLRTVTAPTSLFAAPEDWNSGDLGKRINRAAAELIALIAGGFRETVRGDSWGGYQHSFGSAGGTELGIDLDTDLMRLATGG from the coding sequence ATGCTGCACACCCTCGACACGCCCGCCGCCGGCGCCGAGCGCCCCGAAGCCCGCACCCTCGCGGTCATCAGCGCAGGCACGAGCGACCCCTCCACCACCTCGATGTTCGCGAGCCGCATCGCCGATCGCGCCGCGGCGCTCGCCGCGCAGCGCGGCATCGAACTGCGGGTGCGGTTCGTCGACCTGCGCGCGCTCGCGCAGGACATCACGACCGCCCTCGTCTCGCAGCACGTCTCACCCGCACTGCAGGAGGCGAGCGACGCGCTGCGCGACGCCGACGCGCTCGTCGTGTCGACACCCGTCTACAAGGCGGGCCCCAGCGGGCTGTTCACCTCGTTCTTCCAGGCGCTCGACAACGACCTGCTCATCGGCACGCCCGTCGTGCTCGCGGCGACCGCCGGCAGCTCGCGCCACGCGCTCGTGGTCGACGACCAGCTGCGCGGGCTCTTCGCCTACCTGCGCACCGTCACCGCGCCCACGTCGCTCTTCGCCGCCCCCGAGGACTGGAACAGCGGCGACCTCGGCAAGCGCATCAACCGCGCGGCGGCCGAGCTGATCGCGCTGATCGCGGGCGGCTTCCGCGAGACGGTGCGCGGCGACTCGTGGGGCGGATACCAGCACTCCTTCGGCAGCGCGGGAGGCACCGAGCTCGGCATCGACCTCGACACCGACCTCATGCGGCTGGCGACCGGGGGCTGA